The following are encoded in a window of Salmo trutta chromosome 27, fSalTru1.1, whole genome shotgun sequence genomic DNA:
- the qng1 gene encoding queuosine 5'-phosphate N-glycosylase/hydrolase — MEAPLPPRESGRFVVEHSQDVFVEEEGVRRVAEMLYALRKSEELTASGWKKANPLAPSPTSDHALNWVFVVDTMNFSFWPEREDQQCEVTYRGTTYYGYMTLCAAITRAMEEGIPITEPSYFSQMSVEELGRVLRSDNNTPMPMLEERHRVLTEGGRVLLQHGGSFRSFISPAGSDVQKMVELIVDNLPSYRDEATYKGKRISLYKRAQILVADLWGIMEARVEGDMPNLDFLTMFADYRVPQALVHLGALRYSDTLMETLRNGELLSSGDRREVEIRGCSIWCVEKIKAHLWSLVEERDGQSCHINSAIIDFYLWPYAKQHHKEMAHIPIHHTRCIYY, encoded by the exons ATGGAGGCCCCACTGCCCCCCCGTGAGTCTGGCCGGTTCGTGGTGGAACACAGTCAGGATGTGTTTGTGGAGGAGGAGGGCGTGCGGAGGGTAGCGGAGATGCTCTACGCCCTGCGGAAGAGCGAGGAGCTCACAGCCAGTGGCTGGAAGAAGGCCAACCCCTTGGCCCCCTCCCCAACCTCCGATCATGCCCTGAACTGGGTGTTTGTAGTCGACACAATGAACTTCTCCTTCTGGCCCGAACGGGAGGACCAGCAGTGTGAGGTGACGTACCGTGGGACCACCTACTACGGTTACATGACCCTCTGTGCTGCCATCACCAGAGCAATGGAAGAGG GTATTCCCATCACAGAACCGTCCTATTTCTCCCAGATGAGTGTTGAGGAGCTGGGCCGTGTCTTGCGCTCTGATAACAACACGCCCATGCCCATGCTTGAGGAGCGTCACCGGGTGCTCACAGAGGGGGGACGTGTGCTCCTGCAGCACGGAGGGAGCTTCCGGAGCTTCATAAGCCCTGCCGGTAGCGATGTGCAGAAGATGGTGGAGCTCATTGTAGACAACCTGCCCTCATACAGGGACGAGGCCACATACAAG GGAAAGAGGATTTCACTCTACAAGCGAGCTCAGATTCTGGTGGCTGATTTGTGGGGCATCATGGAGGCCAGGGTAGAGGGGGACATGCCAAACCTGGACTTCCTCACCATGTTTGCTGACTACAGAGTACCACAGGCCCTGGTCCACCTGGGGGCACTACGCTACTCAGACACCCTAATGGAGACATTGAGGAACG gtgagttGCTCAGCTCAGGCgacaggagagaggtagagattcGTGGCTGCTCTATCTGGTGTGTGGAGAAGATCAAGGCACACCTGTGGAGTCTGGTTGAAGAGCGAGATGGCCAAAGCTGCCATATCAACTCTGCCATCATTGACTTTTATCTCTGGCCTTATGCCAAACAGCACCATAAAGAGATGGCCCACATTCCCATACACCACACACGCTGCATATATTACTGA